The proteins below are encoded in one region of Mya arenaria isolate MELC-2E11 chromosome 15, ASM2691426v1:
- the LOC128219386 gene encoding salivary glue protein Sgs-3-like yields MLLTTLHVYTQPNLTQFNPTQPNSTQIIPTPKPNPTQPKSTQLNQTQQNSIQPNTTQPNQSELNPAQLNSTQPNQTQPNSTEPNTTKLNLTKLNSTQPNPTQPNPTQPNTTELDSSQLNQPNSTQLTQHNSP; encoded by the coding sequence ATGTTGCTTACCACTTTGCACGTTTACACTCAACCAAACCTAACTCAATTCAACCCAACCCAACCAAACTCAACGCAGATCATCCCAACTCCTAAACCCAACCCAACCCAACCCAAATCAACCCAACTCAACCAAACTCAACAGAACTCAATTCAACCCAACACAACTCAACCCAACCAATCTGAACTCAACCCagctcaactcaactcaactcaacccAACCAAACTCAACCGAACTCAACTGAACCCAACACAACCAAACTCAACCTTACtaaactcaactcaactcaacccAACCCAACCCAACCCAACCCAACCCAACCAAACACAACGGAACTCGACTCATCTCAACTCAAccaacccaactcaactcaacttaccCAACACAACTCACCTTAA